The following proteins come from a genomic window of Edaphobacter sp. 4G125:
- a CDS encoding protein-disulfide reductase DsbD N-terminal domain-containing protein: MIRSVVLTAILVCSGWAGAQQGAMSISPAKTKQYITYVAEEQRLTAGKKGALVLRFQVNEGFHVNSHTPKSELLIPTNIAFQPAAGVTASPVEYPTGTAYSFSFEPNEKLDVYTGSFTVKVPVVVEAGSHTINGVLRYQACDKAACYPPKSLPVQVLVTAK, translated from the coding sequence GTGATTCGTTCTGTCGTGTTGACTGCAATCCTGGTGTGCTCGGGATGGGCTGGCGCTCAGCAGGGAGCGATGTCCATATCTCCGGCTAAAACGAAGCAATACATCACCTATGTGGCAGAAGAGCAGCGGCTGACAGCAGGGAAGAAGGGCGCCCTCGTGCTGCGGTTCCAGGTGAATGAGGGTTTCCATGTGAACTCGCACACTCCGAAGTCTGAGTTGCTGATTCCAACGAACATAGCATTTCAGCCTGCCGCAGGTGTGACCGCATCCCCGGTTGAGTATCCTACGGGCACGGCCTACAGCTTCAGCTTTGAGCCAAACGAAAAGCTTGACGTCTACACAGGCTCGTTCACGGTAAAAGTTCCCGTTGTGGTGGAGGCAGGTTCGCATACCATCAATGGCGTGTTGCGCTACCAGGCCTGCGATAAAGCGGCCTGTTACCCGCCGAAGAGCCTGCCTGTGCAGGTACTCGTTACTGCGAAGTAG
- the alaC gene encoding alanine transaminase has product MEEFRRLTRLPAYVFNITSELKAAARKRGEDIIDFGMGNPDGATPKNIVDKLIEAAQKTQTHRYSLSRGIPRLRRAISNWYKTRYNVDLDPETEAIVTIGSKEGIAHLCLAVLDDADTVAVPNPSYPIHIFGPVIAGSRVQSIPIDGATSDEFLARLEHELPRMEPRPKVLILNFPANPTTQCVELGFFERVVALCRELGIYIVHDLAYADIVFDGYRAPSVLEVPGAKEIAVEFFTLSKSYNMPGWRVGFMVGNKKLVAALGRIKSYFDYGTFTPIQVASIAALEGSQECVKDICENYKSRRDVLVPGLNKLGWPVELPKATMFAWAKIPEQYRSLGSIEFSKKLLNEAKVAVSPGVGFGEHGDGYVRFSLIENEERTRQALRGIKQMFRNA; this is encoded by the coding sequence ATGGAAGAGTTTAGAAGACTGACCAGGCTCCCGGCGTATGTGTTCAACATCACCAGCGAGCTGAAGGCAGCAGCTCGTAAGCGTGGCGAAGACATCATCGACTTTGGAATGGGTAACCCCGATGGTGCAACCCCGAAGAACATCGTCGATAAGTTGATCGAGGCAGCGCAGAAGACACAGACGCATCGCTATTCGTTATCACGGGGAATTCCACGTCTCCGTCGTGCCATCTCCAACTGGTATAAGACTCGCTATAACGTTGATCTTGATCCTGAGACCGAAGCCATTGTCACGATTGGCTCCAAGGAAGGAATCGCACATCTCTGCCTGGCCGTGCTCGATGACGCTGATACGGTTGCGGTGCCAAACCCCAGCTATCCAATCCACATCTTTGGCCCAGTGATTGCGGGTTCCCGCGTGCAGAGCATTCCTATCGATGGTGCTACGTCCGACGAGTTTCTCGCCCGGCTCGAGCATGAGCTCCCACGTATGGAGCCACGCCCAAAGGTGCTGATTCTCAACTTCCCGGCGAATCCGACGACGCAATGCGTAGAGCTCGGCTTTTTCGAGCGCGTGGTGGCCTTATGTCGCGAACTCGGTATCTATATCGTGCATGATCTTGCTTATGCCGATATCGTCTTCGACGGCTACCGTGCTCCCAGCGTTCTCGAAGTTCCAGGAGCGAAAGAGATCGCTGTCGAGTTCTTTACTCTCTCGAAGAGCTACAACATGCCCGGTTGGCGTGTCGGATTTATGGTCGGAAATAAGAAGCTGGTTGCTGCACTTGGCCGCATTAAGAGTTACTTTGATTACGGAACCTTCACCCCGATTCAGGTTGCTTCCATTGCCGCCCTTGAAGGCTCACAGGAATGCGTAAAGGATATCTGCGAGAACTACAAGTCGCGCCGCGATGTCCTGGTTCCGGGACTGAACAAGCTGGGCTGGCCAGTCGAGCTGCCAAAGGCCACCATGTTTGCATGGGCAAAGATTCCGGAACAGTATCGTTCCCTGGGGTCAATTGAGTTCTCTAAAAAACTCCTTAATGAAGCAAAGGTCGCTGTCAGCCCCGGGGTAGGTTTTGGTGAACATGGTGATGG